A single window of Synechococcus sp. CBW1004 DNA harbors:
- a CDS encoding potassium channel family protein, with protein MPIRFGRPVGQSRSPARPSAVPPRVHPEFHRHLLLVCLAVIVSWVLPGAWVQLSGVGFLYLTGLLGWRLGPFGHRRGRASLLRITSADTHYLLLAIATGIAQLVWLLSPTSLQVSGMPLLALFTLFIAWSMWRFLHVLAGEHRIDARTLCGATAGYLLLGISGGLLLTVLDSIMPGGFYDNFTREALTMPDLTKVSGDRITWDLNYGRLNYFAFVSLTTLGYGDITPVVPLTRLACLALSVVGPLYIAVVLGVLISRLSVTPPSLPPGGAPHAGPPSTRLPSTSAPPPSDRSPAPAEPGPGPDASGP; from the coding sequence ATGCCGATCCGTTTCGGCCGTCCTGTGGGGCAATCGCGATCTCCTGCTCGTCCCTCGGCAGTGCCGCCGCGGGTTCATCCGGAATTCCACCGTCATCTGCTGCTGGTCTGTCTGGCGGTGATCGTGTCCTGGGTGCTGCCCGGGGCCTGGGTTCAGCTCAGCGGCGTGGGTTTTCTCTACCTGACGGGACTGCTCGGCTGGCGGCTGGGGCCCTTCGGTCACCGCCGCGGGCGGGCATCGCTTCTGCGGATCACGTCGGCGGACACCCACTACCTGCTGCTGGCGATCGCCACCGGTATCGCCCAGCTGGTGTGGCTGCTCAGCCCCACCAGCCTTCAGGTCAGTGGGATGCCGTTGCTGGCTCTGTTCACCCTGTTCATCGCCTGGAGCATGTGGAGATTTCTGCACGTGCTGGCCGGTGAACACCGCATCGACGCCCGGACGTTGTGTGGTGCCACGGCGGGCTATCTGCTGCTCGGCATCAGTGGCGGTCTGCTGCTTACCGTGCTTGACAGCATCATGCCGGGAGGCTTCTACGACAACTTCACCCGTGAGGCACTGACCATGCCCGATCTCACGAAGGTGAGTGGTGATCGCATCACCTGGGATCTCAATTACGGACGCCTCAACTACTTCGCCTTCGTCAGCCTCACGACACTCGGTTATGGCGACATCACGCCGGTCGTGCCGCTCACCCGTCTGGCCTGCCTCGCCCTGAGCGTGGTTGGGCCCCTTTACATCGCCGTCGTCCTTGGTGTGCTGATCAGCCGTCTCAGCGTGACGCCGCCCTCGCTCCCCCCGGGGGGGGCGCCACACGCTGGGCCTCCGTCGACTCGGCTGCCATCGACGTCGGCTCCTCCTCCGTCAGACCGGTCTCCCGCTCCAGCAGAGCCCGGTCCAGGGCCTGACGCGTCAGGGCCGTGA
- a CDS encoding ammonium transporter — protein sequence MSLLDAPTALFRQIRGLTSSRTITWLACVPIALMGLGLFNLAAHAAELPELTPAFLANNTFLLICAVLVIFMNAGFAMVEAGMCRQKNAVNILAKNLIVFALAVTAYWFIGYKIMYNADWVIPGWFKFGGLFFDPAVTPEMVTEGSLVPSVDFLFQAAFAGTAATIVSGLVAERIKFGEFVIFSLVLVGILYPISGSWQWNVGEGWLNQLGFIDFAGSTVVHSFGAWAGLVGAIVLGPRIGKFVEGKPQAIPGHNMAIATLGCLILWIGWYGFNPGSWLSMAPEVPYIAVTTTLGAAGGGIASTLLSQMMGGKPDLTMTINGILAGLVGVTAGCDGFSMPGSWVVGFIAGVLVVFSVAWIDKLKIDDPVGAFSVHGTCGIWGTLAVGLFNNDKGLLTGHGFSQLGVQIVGVLAFAIFSVVASLIVWSIIGALFGGIRVTEKEETEGLDIGEHGMEAYPDFASAK from the coding sequence ATGAGTCTGCTGGACGCCCCGACTGCCTTGTTCCGGCAGATCCGAGGCCTGACGTCCTCCCGCACCATCACCTGGCTGGCCTGTGTGCCCATCGCCCTGATGGGACTCGGCCTGTTCAACCTGGCAGCCCACGCCGCCGAGTTGCCCGAGCTCACACCAGCCTTCCTGGCCAACAACACGTTCCTGCTGATCTGCGCCGTCCTGGTGATCTTTATGAACGCCGGTTTCGCGATGGTGGAAGCCGGGATGTGTCGCCAGAAGAATGCTGTCAACATTCTGGCCAAGAACCTGATCGTCTTCGCCCTCGCGGTGACGGCCTATTGGTTCATCGGCTACAAGATCATGTACAACGCTGACTGGGTGATTCCCGGTTGGTTCAAGTTCGGGGGACTTTTCTTCGATCCCGCCGTCACTCCTGAGATGGTGACTGAGGGCAGTCTTGTTCCCAGTGTCGACTTCCTTTTCCAGGCCGCCTTCGCAGGCACGGCAGCGACCATCGTTTCGGGCCTGGTTGCCGAGCGCATCAAGTTCGGCGAGTTCGTGATCTTCTCGCTCGTTCTTGTCGGCATCCTCTATCCCATCTCCGGCTCCTGGCAGTGGAATGTCGGTGAGGGCTGGCTCAACCAGCTCGGTTTCATCGATTTCGCCGGTTCGACGGTCGTTCACTCCTTCGGTGCCTGGGCCGGTCTGGTCGGCGCCATCGTCCTCGGACCCCGCATCGGCAAGTTCGTCGAAGGCAAGCCGCAGGCCATCCCCGGCCACAACATGGCGATCGCCACGCTTGGTTGCCTGATCCTCTGGATCGGCTGGTACGGCTTCAACCCCGGCTCCTGGCTGTCGATGGCCCCTGAGGTGCCCTACATCGCCGTCACCACCACCCTGGGTGCCGCTGGCGGTGGCATCGCCTCCACTCTGTTGAGCCAGATGATGGGCGGCAAACCCGACCTGACGATGACCATCAACGGCATCCTTGCTGGCCTGGTCGGTGTCACGGCCGGTTGCGACGGATTCTCCATGCCCGGCTCCTGGGTGGTCGGCTTCATCGCCGGCGTGCTGGTGGTCTTTTCCGTGGCCTGGATCGACAAGCTCAAGATCGATGATCCCGTGGGTGCGTTCTCCGTACACGGCACCTGCGGCATCTGGGGCACCCTGGCCGTCGGCCTGTTCAACAACGACAAGGGCCTGCTGACCGGCCATGGCTTCAGTCAGCTCGGTGTCCAGATCGTGGGTGTTCTCGCCTTCGCCATCTTCTCTGTCGTCGCATCTCTGATCGTCTGGTCGATCATCGGCGCCCTGTTCGGCGGCATCCGTGTCACTGAAAAAGAAGAAACCGAAGGTCTCGACATCGGCGAACATGGCATGGAGGCCTATCCCGATTTCGCTTCGGCCAAGTGA
- a CDS encoding DUF4278 domain-containing protein — translation MTRLQYRGVSYDNSRHEQLPAAPVEHIYRGRHFNAPIRHEAAAVDPELELHYRGHVYHHQASEAQR, via the coding sequence ATGACACGACTCCAGTACCGCGGCGTCAGCTACGACAACAGCCGCCACGAGCAGCTTCCCGCAGCCCCGGTTGAGCACATCTATCGCGGCCGCCATTTCAACGCCCCGATCCGCCATGAAGCGGCGGCGGTGGACCCCGAGCTGGAACTGCACTACCGCGGCCACGTCTATCACCATCAGGCTTCCGAGGCCCAGCGCTGA
- a CDS encoding HlyD family efflux transporter periplasmic adaptor subunit: MSPSPAPLIWRLYACLPVGLVALLSLAWAAHPGVPVLVRGMGVLAPPESRRGFYARGPGEVQAVLVTVGEAVRQGQRLLSLDRVSQTAGGPGEAAFPASPQATDARLAAVDQQQRVLGVQATALAEQRQALETRRRQIATTNQPVRSQLTALEELRQEKVIARFSPVWVAAQDLWLRNRADIAGIDASLAELRAQRAALTARDAELRAQRALLESDSLSQSVFAPVSGRLLDLAVQPGQPVVPGQKLGSIAAPARGRERQAVVLFTAADASRLRVGDTVKLNPQLLSRDSFGSAEQRYGLVPGRIVSLSSESVELADVTAQVGSQEEAANLMASARERSYGEGGDLTAQLPGRTGAPLVLAVVELERADTPSGLAWSGGRGPAQALPSRTPAEVEAEVEQRSVLSYLTPFWRWITGARA, translated from the coding sequence ATGAGCCCCTCGCCGGCCCCCTTGATCTGGCGGTTGTACGCATGTCTGCCGGTGGGTCTGGTGGCCCTTCTCAGCCTCGCCTGGGCGGCCCATCCCGGTGTGCCGGTCCTCGTTCGCGGGATGGGGGTGCTGGCCCCGCCGGAATCGCGACGTGGGTTCTACGCCCGTGGGCCCGGCGAGGTTCAGGCCGTGCTGGTGACGGTGGGTGAGGCCGTCCGTCAGGGCCAGCGCCTGCTGAGTCTTGACCGCGTCTCGCAGACCGCCGGCGGCCCCGGTGAGGCTGCCTTTCCCGCTTCTCCCCAGGCCACCGATGCACGCCTGGCCGCCGTGGATCAGCAGCAGCGCGTGCTCGGCGTCCAGGCCACGGCCCTTGCGGAGCAACGTCAGGCCCTCGAGACGCGCCGCAGGCAGATCGCCACCACCAACCAGCCGGTGCGCAGCCAGCTCACCGCCCTCGAGGAGCTGCGCCAGGAGAAGGTGATCGCCCGCTTCAGCCCGGTGTGGGTCGCGGCCCAGGACCTGTGGCTGCGCAACAGGGCCGACATCGCCGGCATCGATGCCAGTCTTGCGGAGCTCAGAGCCCAGCGCGCCGCCCTCACGGCACGGGACGCCGAGCTGCGTGCCCAGCGCGCCCTTCTCGAGAGCGACAGCCTCAGCCAGAGCGTGTTCGCGCCGGTGAGCGGTCGCCTGCTGGATCTGGCGGTCCAGCCTGGCCAGCCGGTGGTGCCGGGTCAGAAGCTCGGCAGCATCGCCGCGCCCGCGCGGGGGCGGGAACGGCAGGCTGTGGTGCTGTTCACAGCGGCCGATGCCAGCCGTCTGAGGGTGGGCGACACCGTGAAGCTCAATCCGCAGTTGCTCAGCCGCGACAGCTTCGGCAGCGCCGAGCAGCGCTATGGCCTGGTGCCGGGTCGCATTGTCAGCCTCTCGTCCGAGAGCGTCGAGCTGGCCGACGTCACCGCCCAGGTGGGCAGCCAGGAGGAGGCTGCCAATCTCATGGCCAGCGCCCGTGAGCGCTCCTACGGCGAAGGAGGGGATCTCACCGCCCAGCTGCCCGGGCGCACCGGCGCGCCTCTTGTGCTGGCGGTGGTGGAGCTGGAGCGGGCGGACACCCCGAGCGGGCTGGCCTGGAGCGGTGGGAGGGGGCCGGCGCAGGCTCTGCCGTCCCGCACCCCCGCCGAGGTGGAGGCGGAGGTCGAGCAGCGCTCCGTGCTCAGCTACCTCACCCCCTTCTGGCGCTGGATCACGGGGGCCCGCGCATGA
- a CDS encoding FUSC family protein: MSSGAFRPLRLVLAVALASGLTWVICHAVGLGAATPYGVVVAALFIRPGFDRWPPPVFVLLPVVVAIGLSLGTFLKPLLEAPQVWQFAVVTVIAQILGQALPDKLMLVRNLLAVLAVLPLLGSNATWLGAWQQLLAVMVGMLTATLLQAGLRLPQDLQDAETDDRGEGAETPLPARTIARRFADPYFWRKLVVAALALSIGLGVGAATPKYLYFGVVLLLNDSLGATLARVRDRMLGVSLGVLMPALVFNTMEISSVSVALVMGGTTALMLGLRLESSLRTALISSGVTFVGYGALTQWYIPNRWLDYLMGCGLALLVCLLVRPLSALGRFQALARETQRLDGTLRALLPSAMEEARLLGQQRQFRQLVQRLESGSAP; encoded by the coding sequence TTGAGCAGCGGCGCCTTCCGACCTCTGCGTCTGGTGCTGGCCGTGGCGCTCGCCTCCGGTCTCACCTGGGTGATCTGCCATGCGGTCGGGCTGGGGGCCGCGACGCCCTATGGCGTGGTGGTGGCCGCCCTGTTCATCCGTCCCGGATTCGATCGCTGGCCGCCGCCGGTGTTCGTGCTGCTGCCCGTGGTGGTGGCGATCGGTCTGTCGCTGGGCACGTTCCTCAAGCCGCTGTTGGAGGCGCCGCAGGTGTGGCAGTTCGCGGTGGTCACGGTGATCGCGCAGATCCTGGGCCAGGCCCTGCCCGACAAGCTGATGCTGGTGCGCAACCTGCTGGCGGTGCTGGCGGTGCTGCCGCTGCTGGGCAGCAACGCCACCTGGCTGGGTGCGTGGCAGCAGCTCCTGGCCGTGATGGTGGGCATGCTCACCGCCACCCTCCTGCAGGCCGGTCTGCGGCTTCCCCAGGACCTGCAGGACGCTGAGACCGATGACCGCGGGGAGGGGGCGGAGACTCCGCTGCCGGCCCGCACGATCGCCCGGCGCTTCGCCGATCCCTACTTCTGGCGCAAGCTGGTGGTGGCGGCGCTGGCGCTGAGCATCGGCCTGGGGGTGGGGGCGGCCACACCCAAATACCTGTATTTCGGCGTCGTGCTGCTGCTCAATGACAGCCTCGGTGCCACCCTGGCGCGGGTGCGGGACCGCATGCTTGGAGTCAGCCTCGGCGTGCTGATGCCGGCGCTGGTGTTCAACACCATGGAGATCAGCAGTGTCTCGGTGGCTCTGGTGATGGGGGGCACCACGGCCCTGATGCTCGGCCTGCGCCTGGAATCCAGCCTGCGCACCGCCCTGATCTCGAGCGGCGTCACCTTCGTGGGCTACGGCGCCCTGACCCAGTGGTACATCCCCAACCGCTGGCTGGATTACCTGATGGGCTGCGGCCTGGCCCTGCTCGTCTGTCTGCTGGTGCGGCCGCTCTCCGCCCTGGGGCGGTTCCAGGCCCTGGCCCGTGAGACGCAGAGGCTCGATGGCACGCTGCGGGCCCTGCTGCCCAGCGCCATGGAGGAGGCCAGGCTGCTCGGCCAGCAGCGGCAGTTCCGGCAGCTGGTGCAGCGGCTGGAATCCGGCTCCGCTCCCTGA
- a CDS encoding mechanosensitive ion channel family protein, whose translation MEFLISEILGWLTFLQRPSVLLQLLALAALALALVQLRRLPPLPRLRLLWRWPASVLLLLGELLIALLLALAGQRLGLVLLAIQIHLIWLALQLIESQLLCRLLTAEARQILVSRLIRPLFLIYVGLSLLDALGSLQDMALASLGVWFGSEITQGRLCQVVLVLYLLLVGVELPARWVSQLLQRGLSLNEGSSRALEQILRYALFSLGVVWALASLGVNQNGMLAVAGGLSVGLGFGIKEVFSNIISGLWLLIEGSVRPGEVLMHEGEVCEVRRLGPRATTLWRSTDNAELVVPNQTFFTTATTTYTRSDRMRRCSLALAVPRTWPPQQILDLLVTIAAEHPSVLAEPAPVARLQGFGIRRYDYSLNYSIPDPLLAGAVASELRLAIYRRFQDLGIDRPA comes from the coding sequence ATGGAGTTCCTCATCTCGGAAATCCTGGGATGGCTGACGTTCCTGCAGCGTCCGAGCGTGCTGCTGCAGCTGCTGGCACTGGCGGCCCTGGCCCTGGCCCTGGTGCAGCTGCGGCGTCTGCCGCCCCTGCCGCGACTGCGCCTGCTCTGGCGTTGGCCCGCCTCCGTGCTGCTGCTGCTCGGGGAGCTGCTGATCGCCCTGCTGCTGGCGCTGGCCGGCCAGCGCCTCGGGCTGGTGCTGCTGGCGATCCAGATCCATCTGATCTGGCTGGCGCTGCAGCTGATCGAGTCCCAGCTGCTCTGCCGACTGCTCACGGCTGAGGCCCGTCAGATCCTGGTCAGCCGTCTGATCCGGCCGCTGTTTCTGATCTATGTCGGCCTGTCCCTGCTCGATGCGCTCGGCAGCCTCCAGGACATGGCCCTGGCCTCGCTCGGGGTCTGGTTCGGCAGTGAGATCACCCAGGGGCGCCTCTGCCAGGTGGTGCTGGTGCTGTACCTGCTGCTGGTGGGAGTCGAGCTGCCGGCACGCTGGGTGAGCCAGCTGCTCCAACGCGGCCTCAGCCTGAACGAGGGGAGCAGCCGGGCGCTCGAGCAGATCCTGCGCTACGCGCTGTTCTCCCTGGGGGTGGTGTGGGCCCTCGCCAGCCTCGGAGTCAATCAGAACGGAATGCTGGCGGTGGCCGGCGGCCTCTCGGTGGGCCTCGGCTTCGGCATCAAGGAGGTGTTCTCAAACATCATCAGCGGCCTCTGGCTGCTGATCGAAGGCTCGGTGCGCCCGGGCGAGGTGCTCATGCACGAGGGGGAGGTGTGCGAGGTGCGGCGGCTCGGACCGCGGGCCACCACCCTCTGGCGCAGCACCGACAACGCCGAGCTGGTGGTGCCGAACCAGACCTTCTTCACCACCGCCACGACCACCTACACCCGCAGCGACCGGATGCGGCGCTGCAGCCTGGCCCTGGCGGTGCCGCGCACCTGGCCGCCCCAGCAGATTCTCGACCTGCTCGTCACGATCGCCGCCGAACATCCGTCCGTTCTCGCCGAACCGGCACCGGTGGCCCGGCTGCAGGGCTTCGGGATACGCCGCTACGACTACAGCCTCAACTATTCGATTCCCGATCCGCTCCTGGCCGGCGCGGTGGCCTCGGAGCTGCGTCTGGCGATCTACAGACGTTTCCAGGATCTGGGCATCGATCGGCCCGCCTGA
- the hemE gene encoding uroporphyrinogen decarboxylase: MTDTAPLLLRAARGEQVERPPVWMMRQAGRYMKVYRDLRDRHPGFRERSENPDLSYEISMQPFHAFRPDGVILFSDILTPLPGMGIDFDIIESKGPIIQDPIRSMAQVEALRPLQPAETMPFVGEVLTRLRQSVGNEAAVLGFVGAPWTLAAYVVEGKSSKNYAVIKAMAFREPELLHRLLDHFAESIAAYLRYQIDSGAQVVQMFDSWAGQLSPMDYDTFAAPYQKKVVDLVKQTHPDTPFILYISGSAGVIERMARTGVDIVSLDWTVDMAEGLARLPGHVGVQGNVDPGLLFGSQEAIQARIDDTVRKARGRRHILNLGHGILPGTPEENGQFFFEAGKSVMDRLGALV; this comes from the coding sequence ATGACCGACACCGCTCCCCTGCTGCTGCGTGCCGCCCGCGGGGAGCAGGTGGAGCGTCCCCCGGTGTGGATGATGCGCCAGGCCGGTCGGTATATGAAGGTGTATCGCGACCTGCGCGACCGCCACCCCGGCTTCCGCGAGCGCTCGGAGAACCCGGATCTCTCGTACGAGATCTCGATGCAGCCCTTTCACGCCTTCCGGCCCGATGGCGTGATCCTCTTCTCCGACATCCTCACGCCGCTGCCCGGCATGGGCATCGACTTCGACATCATCGAGAGCAAGGGCCCGATCATTCAGGATCCGATCCGCTCCATGGCCCAGGTGGAGGCCCTGCGGCCCCTGCAGCCGGCCGAGACCATGCCCTTCGTAGGTGAGGTGCTGACCCGTCTGCGTCAGTCGGTGGGCAACGAGGCCGCCGTGCTCGGCTTCGTCGGCGCCCCCTGGACCCTGGCCGCCTACGTGGTGGAGGGCAAGAGCTCCAAGAATTACGCGGTGATCAAGGCGATGGCCTTCCGCGAGCCCGAGCTGCTGCACAGGCTGCTCGATCATTTCGCGGAGTCGATCGCCGCCTACCTGCGGTACCAGATCGATTCCGGTGCCCAGGTGGTGCAGATGTTCGATTCCTGGGCCGGCCAGCTCAGCCCCATGGATTACGACACCTTCGCCGCCCCGTATCAGAAGAAGGTGGTCGATCTGGTCAAGCAGACCCACCCCGATACCCCCTTCATCCTGTACATCTCCGGCAGCGCCGGCGTGATCGAACGCATGGCCCGCACCGGCGTCGACATCGTGTCACTGGACTGGACCGTCGACATGGCCGAGGGGCTGGCCCGTCTTCCCGGGCATGTGGGTGTTCAGGGCAACGTGGACCCGGGTCTGCTGTTCGGCAGCCAGGAGGCCATCCAGGCCCGCATCGACGACACGGTGCGCAAGGCCCGCGGCCGCAGGCACATCCTCAACCTCGGCCACGGGATCCTGCCCGGCACGCCCGAGGAGAACGGCCAGTTCTTCTTTGAGGCCGGCAAGAGCGTGATGGACCGCCTCGGAGCCCTGGTTTGA
- a CDS encoding NAD(P)-dependent oxidoreductase yields MPSAAAGPARILITGASGCVGQHIADQLYRGSDAELLLWLRDPSKLTAVPADDPRITLLVGDLRDVEPHRQAIASVTRIIHTATAWGDPERARQVNVVAVKEMLAAADPAVLEQVVYFSTASILDRNLQLLPEAMACGTEYIQTKAQCLAQLENHPLGERIVAVFPTLVFGGRVDGSGPFPTSYLTAGLKEGVRWLWLAKWLRADASFHFIHAGDIARVCVHLATTAHQPNPEPGQGPVRRLVLGQPPVTVNETVRRLCRWRHSFYPPVGLDLRGWLIEGLIKLLRIEVNAWDRFSIRQRHFVHDPVSPPERFGLVSQAPTLEAVFEQAGLPRRGRIPG; encoded by the coding sequence GTGCCGTCTGCCGCCGCCGGTCCGGCGCGGATCCTGATCACCGGCGCCTCGGGCTGCGTCGGACAGCACATCGCCGACCAGCTGTACCGGGGCAGCGACGCCGAGTTGCTGCTGTGGCTGCGTGATCCCAGCAAGCTGACGGCGGTGCCCGCGGATGATCCGCGCATCACGCTGCTGGTGGGCGATCTGCGTGATGTCGAACCGCACCGCCAGGCGATCGCCTCTGTCACGCGCATCATCCACACCGCTACGGCCTGGGGCGATCCGGAGCGGGCCCGCCAGGTGAATGTCGTGGCCGTCAAGGAGATGCTGGCCGCCGCAGATCCGGCCGTGCTGGAGCAGGTGGTGTACTTCTCCACCGCCAGCATCCTCGACCGCAACCTGCAGCTGTTGCCGGAGGCGATGGCCTGCGGCACCGAATACATCCAGACCAAGGCCCAGTGCCTCGCGCAGCTGGAGAACCACCCGCTCGGCGAGCGGATCGTGGCGGTGTTCCCGACCCTGGTGTTCGGCGGTCGGGTGGATGGCAGCGGGCCGTTCCCCACCAGCTACCTGACAGCCGGACTCAAGGAGGGGGTGCGCTGGCTGTGGCTGGCGAAATGGCTGCGGGCCGACGCCTCGTTCCATTTCATCCATGCCGGCGACATCGCCCGGGTGTGCGTGCATCTGGCCACCACGGCCCATCAGCCCAACCCCGAGCCGGGCCAGGGGCCTGTGCGGCGGCTGGTGCTGGGGCAACCGCCGGTCACCGTCAACGAGACGGTGCGTCGTCTCTGCCGCTGGCGCCACAGCTTCTATCCCCCCGTCGGGCTGGACCTGCGCGGCTGGCTGATCGAGGGACTGATCAAGTTGCTGCGCATCGAGGTGAATGCCTGGGATCGCTTCTCGATCCGTCAGCGCCATTTCGTCCACGATCCTGTGAGCCCGCCCGAGCGCTTCGGCCTGGTGAGTCAGGCGCCGACGCTGGAGGCCGTGTTCGAGCAGGCCGGTCTGCCGCGGCGCGGCCGCATTCCGGGCTGA
- the petJ gene encoding cytochrome c6 PetJ, whose translation MARLFSLFALCLALVLGASPSFAADAAHGGQIFSANCAACHMGGGNVVNAERTLKKDALEAYLANYADGHEAAIVMQVTNGKNAMPAFGGKLSATDIEDVAAYVESQASAGWS comes from the coding sequence ATGGCTCGTCTTTTCTCTCTCTTCGCTCTGTGCCTGGCGCTGGTGCTGGGTGCCTCCCCGAGCTTCGCTGCCGACGCCGCCCACGGCGGTCAGATCTTCTCCGCCAACTGCGCTGCCTGCCACATGGGCGGCGGCAACGTGGTGAATGCTGAGCGCACCCTCAAGAAGGATGCCCTCGAGGCTTACCTGGCCAACTACGCCGACGGCCATGAGGCCGCCATCGTCATGCAGGTCACCAATGGCAAGAACGCCATGCCCGCTTTCGGCGGCAAGCTGAGTGCCACCGATATCGAAGACGTGGCTGCCTACGTCGAGTCCCAGGCCAGCGCCGGTTGGTCCTGA
- a CDS encoding IS5 family transposase produces the protein MYVFQHTGQLSIEEFHSPFGGKLDPNNRWVLLHKLIPWIQLESHYAPQFSAKTGAPAKPFQMAFGALYIQRRLGVTDRETVELITESPYLQFFIGLSGYQPLPPFDASMMVHFRKRIGPELIKVCNAMTKANGIAMIQEMLATCEQEDGMTAEDHKQLAAIEEELGVKPASLDPGSNWGTLILDATCVPDDIPYPVDLRLLAESRDTTEKVIDELFKQLQGKIPRKPRCNSVKAHNLFLVIIKKKKPSREEIREAKRFQLNEISRNLRAIDGMIYCGAELSGLGSQLYRKLLIASEVARQQQEMYNADSRRIDDRIVNLMKPHVRPIVRGKAGKKTEFGAKISISDDNGFVDVDRISWDNYNEANDLITRAEQYKEERGYYPARICADSIYMTSGSKKFCEANKIRLSGRPRKKQVEAEVQTAEQQELFKSDMRKRSVIEGRIGTGKRKYGLDRILTKLVETSRTVITMAFFVMNVEKIMRLLRLLFAIFVSVYILMLGLCTVRCRPALLWAA, from the coding sequence ATGTACGTTTTTCAGCACACCGGTCAGCTGTCGATTGAGGAGTTTCACTCGCCCTTTGGCGGGAAGCTCGATCCCAACAACCGCTGGGTTCTGCTCCACAAGTTGATTCCGTGGATTCAACTGGAAAGCCACTACGCGCCCCAGTTCAGCGCCAAGACAGGAGCCCCAGCCAAGCCCTTCCAGATGGCGTTCGGTGCGCTCTACATCCAACGACGATTGGGAGTGACGGATCGAGAGACGGTGGAGCTGATCACGGAATCACCCTATCTGCAATTTTTCATTGGCTTGAGCGGTTACCAGCCCCTGCCGCCGTTTGACGCCTCCATGATGGTGCACTTTCGCAAGCGAATTGGCCCTGAGCTGATCAAGGTCTGCAATGCTATGACCAAGGCCAACGGGATCGCAATGATTCAGGAGATGCTCGCTACTTGCGAGCAGGAAGACGGCATGACTGCAGAGGATCACAAGCAGCTTGCGGCCATTGAGGAAGAGCTGGGGGTGAAGCCAGCATCGCTCGATCCTGGCAGCAACTGGGGAACTCTGATCCTTGATGCAACCTGCGTGCCTGATGACATCCCCTACCCAGTGGACTTGAGGCTGCTTGCTGAGTCCCGGGACACAACGGAGAAGGTCATTGACGAGTTGTTCAAGCAGTTACAGGGCAAGATTCCCCGCAAGCCGCGCTGCAATAGCGTAAAAGCTCATAACCTATTCCTGGTTATCATCAAAAAGAAAAAGCCAAGCCGTGAGGAGATCCGGGAGGCGAAACGCTTCCAGCTCAACGAGATCAGCCGTAATCTCAGAGCAATTGACGGCATGATCTATTGCGGTGCAGAGCTTTCGGGGCTTGGTTCACAGCTGTACCGCAAGCTGCTGATCGCCAGTGAAGTCGCCCGGCAGCAACAGGAGATGTATAACGCTGACAGCCGGCGCATCGATGACAGGATCGTGAATCTGATGAAGCCACATGTAAGACCGATCGTGCGAGGCAAGGCGGGCAAGAAAACCGAGTTCGGGGCCAAGATTTCAATTTCTGATGACAATGGCTTTGTCGATGTGGATCGGATCAGCTGGGACAACTACAATGAAGCCAACGATCTGATCACACGTGCCGAGCAATACAAGGAAGAGCGAGGATACTACCCGGCCCGGATCTGTGCCGATTCAATCTATATGACATCTGGAAGCAAGAAGTTCTGTGAGGCTAATAAAATCAGACTCAGCGGCCGCCCACGCAAGAAGCAGGTCGAAGCCGAGGTGCAGACAGCAGAGCAGCAAGAGCTGTTCAAATCAGACATGAGAAAGCGTTCCGTGATCGAGGGAAGAATCGGGACGGGCAAGCGGAAATACGGACTGGATCGAATCCTAACCAAGTTGGTTGAAACATCAAGAACAGTGATCACGATGGCGTTCTTTGTCATGAATGTCGAGAAGATCATGAGGCTACTGCGCCTCTTGTTCGCTATTTTTGTCTCTGTGTACATCCTGATGCTTGGTTTGTGCACTGTCCGGTGCCGTCCAGCGCTTCTGTGGGCTGCTTAG